In Asanoa sp. WMMD1127, one genomic interval encodes:
- a CDS encoding ribokinase codes for MSRVVVVGSANLDLVVGVPRLPAPGETVLGSDVVTGPGGKGANQAVAAHRLGAETLLVAALGDDRFGTDLRAALAREGLPLDRLVTRAGIATGVALIVVEAAGENTIVVAPGANARLDDSSLDGLFAPGDVLVLQLEIPLETCLAAARRARDAGASVLLNAAPLPPAGAAALTELLGVVDVLVVNEGEARQLGGDARALLRHGPAACVVTLGARGAVSADGTGARTHPPFPVDAVDTTGAGDTFCGALAVGLASGIDLDQAVRRGCAAGALATTRMGAQSAMPTGAELDLFLAAEKEAAHA; via the coding sequence ATGAGCCGCGTGGTCGTCGTGGGTAGCGCCAACCTGGACCTCGTCGTCGGCGTGCCGCGGCTACCCGCACCGGGCGAGACCGTGCTCGGATCCGACGTGGTCACCGGCCCCGGGGGCAAGGGCGCCAACCAGGCGGTCGCCGCGCACCGGCTGGGGGCCGAGACGCTGCTCGTCGCCGCGCTCGGCGACGACCGGTTCGGCACCGACCTGCGCGCCGCGCTCGCCCGCGAAGGGCTGCCGCTCGACCGCCTCGTCACCCGGGCCGGCATCGCGACCGGCGTCGCGCTGATCGTCGTGGAGGCGGCCGGCGAGAACACGATCGTGGTGGCGCCCGGCGCCAACGCGCGGCTCGACGATTCCTCGTTGGACGGCCTGTTCGCGCCGGGCGACGTGCTGGTGCTGCAGCTCGAGATCCCGTTGGAGACCTGCCTCGCCGCGGCCCGGCGCGCCCGCGATGCCGGCGCCTCGGTGCTGCTCAACGCGGCGCCGTTGCCGCCGGCCGGGGCCGCCGCGCTGACCGAGCTGCTCGGCGTGGTCGACGTGCTGGTCGTCAACGAGGGCGAGGCGCGGCAGCTCGGCGGCGACGCGCGGGCGTTGCTGCGGCACGGGCCGGCGGCCTGCGTGGTGACGCTGGGCGCCCGGGGCGCGGTCAGCGCGGACGGCACCGGCGCCCGCACGCACCCGCCGTTCCCCGTCGACGCCGTGGACACCACCGGGGCCGGCGACACCTTCTGCGGCGCGCTGGCCGTCGGACTGGCCTCGGGGATCGACCTGGACCAGGCGGTGCGCCGAGGGTGTGCCGCCGGCGCGTTGGCCACGACCCGGATGGGCGCGCAGTCGGCGATGCCGACCGGCGCCGAGCTCGACCTGTTCCTGGCCGCCGAGAAGGAGGCTGCTCATGCGTGA